From a single Drosophila sulfurigaster albostrigata strain 15112-1811.04 chromosome 3, ASM2355843v2, whole genome shotgun sequence genomic region:
- the LOC133842316 gene encoding DNA fragmentation factor subunit alpha gives MPNAMEITTNASESNKPFKVKDVTRNIKKAVCASSLEEIRAKVAEKFEKCEHQPTIHLDSDGTEIDDEEYFRTLDENTELVAVFPGEHWIDPTHYVTITTPNGTTNGSISGNAENGDTTDANNTESARIRQLVGQLQNNLCNVSVMNDADLDSLSNMDPNSLVDITGKEFMEQLKDAGRPLCAKRNAEDRLNLLKLLKAGAIFCSERYPEDAEAIDREIGRQLNEVESGQVTATAASNTRTIEVVQCDNQNTTITITVAEAITCSTAEATTNEAAANAAANEANANAKANGNGNDGDI, from the exons atgccaaatgccatggaaataacaacaaatgccaGTGAATCGAATAAACCATTCAAA GTCAAGGACGTCACGCGGAACATTAAAAAAGCAGTCTGCGCCTCGAGCCTAGAGGAAATTCGCGCCAAGGTGGCTGAGAAATTTGAGAAATGTGAACACCAGCCGACTATTCATTTGGACTCGGATGGAACCGAGATCGACGATGAAGAGTATTTTCGCACCCTAGATGAAAACACTGAACTGGTGGCTGTCTTTCCAGGCGAGCATTGGATAGAT CCAACGCATTACGTGACAATAACCACACCGAATGGCACCACCAATGGCAGCATCTCTGGCAATGCGGAGAATGGAGATACAACAGATGCGAATAACACAGAGTCGGCAAGAATTCGTCAATTGGTTGGCCAACTGCAGAATAACTTGTGCAATGTTTCTGTTATGAATGATGCGGACTTGGATTCGTTGTCGAACATGGATCCCAATTCATTGGTGGACATAACAGGCAAGGAGTTTATGGAGCAGCTTAAGGATGCGGGCAG ACCCCTTTGTGCCAAGCGAAATGCCGAAGATCGTCTGAATCTCTTGAAGTTGCTGAAAGCAGGTGCTATATTTTGCTCGGAACGATATCCGGAAGATGCTGAGGCCATTGATCGTGAGATTGGTCGCCAGCTGAATGAGGTAGAGAGCGGCCAGGTGACTGCAACAGCTGCCAGCAATACACGCACCATCGAGGTGGTGCAGTGCGACAATCAAAATACCACAATCACCATAACTGTGGCTGAGGCGATCACTTGCAGCACCGCTGAAGCAACCACAAACGAGGCGGCGGCCAACGCAGCTGCCAATGAGGCGAACGCCAATGCcaaagcaaatggaaatggaaacgaTGGCGACATCTGA
- the LOC133841253 gene encoding DNA-directed RNA polymerase III subunit RPC2 gives MVELKKHDVNAEGNGNGWEPGDTKEWAKPIKPLQEKWKLVPAFLQVKGLVKQHIDSFNHFINVDIKKIVRANEIVTSGADPLFYLKYLDVRVGKPDIDDGFNITKATTPHECRLRDTTYSAPITVDIEYTRGTQRIKRNNLLIGRMPLMLRCSNCVLSGKSEFELSKLNECPLDPGGYFVVRGQEKVILIQEQLSWNKMLTEDFNGVVQCQVTSSTHEKKSRTLVLSKHGKYYLKHNSMTDDIPIVVIFKALGVVSDQEIMAHIGLDARSQNRFGASLLEAFNLKVFTQQRALDYMGSKLVVKRFQSATTKTPSEEARELLLTTILAHVPVDNFNFQMKAIYVSLMVRRVMAAELDKTLFDDRDYYGNKRLELAGSLISLMFEDLFKRMNWELKMIADKNIPKVKAAQFDVVKHMRAAQITVGLESAISSGNWTIKRFKMERAGVTQVLSRLSYISALGMMTRVNSQFEKTRKVSGPRSLQPSQWGMLCPSDTPEGEACGLVKNLALMTHITTEVDEHPVMILAYNAGVEDIREVSGNPINNPNVFLVFINGNVLGLTINQRHLVRNLRYMRRKGRMGSYVSIHTSYTQRCIFIHTDGGRLCRPYIIVENSRPRVLQRHLDELQRGIRKFDDFLHDGLIEYLDVNEENDSFIAWNEEHIESHTTHLEIEPFTLLGVCAGLVPYPHHNQSPRNTYQCAMGKQAMGMIGYNQKNRIDSLMYNLVYPQAPMVKSRTIELTNFDKLPAGQNATVAVMSYSGYDIEDALILNKASIDRGYGRCLVYKNSKCTVKRYANQTFDRIMGPVKDALTNKVIFKHDVLDTDGIVAPGEQVQNKQIMINKEMPAVTSINPLEGQAQVPYTAVPISYKGPEPSYIERVMVSANAEEDFLIKILLRQTRIPEIGDKFSSRHGQKGVTGLIVDQEDMPFNDFGICPDMIMNPHGFPSRMTVGKVLELLGGKAGVLEGKFHYGTAFGGSKAVDVQAELVRHGFNYMGKDIFYSGITGAPLEAYIYSGPVYYQKLKHMVQDKMHARARGPKAVLTRQPTQGRSREGGLRLGEMERDCLISYGASMLIMERLMISSDAFEVDVCRTCGRLAYCSWCHFCQSSAHVSKISMPYACKLLFQELTSMNVVPKLILENY, from the exons ATGGTGGAACTAAAGAAGCACGACGTTAATGCGGAAGGTAATGGCAATGGCTGGGAGCCTGGAGATACCAAGGAGTGGGCCAAGCCTATTAAGCCGCTACAggaaaaatggaaattggTACCGGCTTTTCTGCAAGTTAAAGGCTTGGTAAAACAGCACATTGATTCCTTCAATCACTTCATCAATGTGGACATTAAGAAGATTGTGCGCGCCAATGAAATAGTGACGAGCGGCGCTGATCCTCTTTTCTATCTCAAGTATTTGGATGTGCGCGTAGGCAAGCCAGACATCGACGATGGCTTCAATATAACCAAAGCGACAACGCCACACGAATGTCGTCTGAGAGACACAACATACTCGGCGCCTATCACGGTGGACATTGAGTACACCCGCGGCACACAGCGCATCAAACGCAACAACTTGCTCATTGGACGTATGCCACTCATGCTCAGGTGTTCCAACTGTGTGCTCAGCGGCAAATCAGAGTTTGAGTTGTCCAAACTCAATGAGTGTCCATTGGATCCGGGTGGTTATTTTGTGGTGCGTGGCCAGGAAAAGGTAATACTTATACAGGAGCAGCTGTCGTGGAATAAGATGCTCACCGAGGACTTCAATGGTGTCGTGCAGTGCCAGGTGACGTCGTCGACGCACGAGAAAAAATCGCGCACCTTGGTGTTGAGCAAGCATGGGAAATACTATTTGAAGCACAACTCGATGACGGATGACATACCGATTGTGGTAATCTTCAAGGCCTTGGGTGTGGTATCAGATCAGGAGATCATGGCGCACATTGGACTGGATGCGCGATCACAGAATCGCTTCGGTGCCTCGCTACTTGAAGCTTTCAATTTGAAGGTGTTTACTCAGCAACGTGCCCTCGATTATATGG GTTCCAAATTGGTGGTGAAGCGCTTTCAGAGTGCCACTACGAAAACACCTTCGGAGGAGGCACGAGAGTTGTTATTGACCACAATATTGGCCCATGTGCCCGTCGACAACTTCAATTTCCAAATGAAAGCAATCTACGTGTCTTTGATGGTGCGTCGCGTCATGGCTGCCGAGTTGGACAAGACTCTGTTCGATGATCGTGACTACTATGGCAACAAGCGGCTGGAGCTGGCTGGTTCACTGATCTCTTTGATGTTTGAGGATCTGTTTAAGCGCATGAACTGGGAACTCAAGATGATTGCGGACAAGAATATACCTAAGGTGAAAGCGGCACAGTTTGATGTCGTGAAGCATATGAGAGCCGCTCAGATCACTGTGGGCCTCGAGTCTGCCATCAGCTCGGGCAACTGGACCATTAAACGTTTCAAAATGGAGCGCGCTGGTGTCACACAGGTGCTGTCACGTCTTAGCTATATCTCGGCGCTGGGCATGATGACGCGTGTAAACTCACAGTTCGAGAAGACGCGTAAAGTGTCGGGACCACGTTCACTACAGCCGAGTCAATGGGGCATGCTGTGTCCCTCAGATACTCCCGAAGGAGAGGCTTGTGGATTGGTCAAGAATCTGGCGTTAATGACACACATAACTACCGAAGTGGACGAGCATCCAGTTATGATATTGGCCTACAATGCGGGTGTGGAGGACATACGTGAGGTTAGCGGCAATCCCATCAATAATCCAAACGTATTTCTTGTCTTTATCAATGGCAACGTTCTCGGTTTGACTATCAATCAACGACATCTGGTGCGCAATTTGCGCTACATGAGACGCAAAGGTCGCATGGGAAGCTATGTCTCCATACACACATCCTACACCCAGCGTTGCATCTTTATACACACCGATGGCGGGCGCTTGTGTCGTCCGTATATTATTGTGGAGAACTCACGGCCTCGGGTGCTGCAGCGACATTTGGACGAACTACAGCGTGGCATACGTAAGTTTGATGATTTTCTCCACGACGGATTGATTGAGTATCTGGATGTGAACGAGGAGAATGATTCGTTTATTGCCTGGAACGAGGAGCACATTGAGTCGCACACAACACATCTGGAGATCGAGCCCTTCACATTATTGGGAGTCTGCGCTGGTCTTGTGCCATATCCGCATCACAATCAGAGTCCTCGAAATACCTATCAATGTGCCATGGGCAAACAGGCCATGGGCATGATTGGCTACAATCAGAAGAATCGCATCGATTCGCTGATGTACAATTTGGTTTATCCTCAAGCGCCAATGGTCAAGTCACGCACCATTGAGCTGACGAACTTTGATAAGTTGCCGGCTGGCCAAAATGCGACAGTGGCTGTGATGAGTTACTCTGGCTACGATATTGAGGATGCTCTCATTCTCAATAAAGCCTCTATTGATCGCGGCTATGGACGGTGTCTGGTCTACAAGAATTCCAAGTGCACCGTGAAGCGTTATGCGAATCAAACATTCGATAGGATCATGGGACCGGTGAAGGATGCTTTGACCAATAAGGTGATCTTCAAGCACGATGTGCTCGACACCGATGGCATTGTTGCGCCAGGCGAACAGGTGCAAAACAAACAGATTATGATTAACAAGGAAATGCCTGCAGTTACATCCATCAATCCACTCGAAG GTCAAGCTCAGGTACCCTATACTGCGGTGCCCATCAGCTACAAGGGACCGGAGCCCAGTTACATTGAACGTGTCATGGTCTCGGCTAATGCAGAGGAAGACTTTCTCATCAAAATCCTGTTGCGACAGACGCGAATTCCAGAGATTGGCGACAAGTTCAGCTCACGGCACGGACAGAAGGGCGTCACGGGTCTCATAGTGGATCAGGAGGATATGCCCTTCAATGACTTTGGGATATGTCCGGACATGATCATGAACCCTCATGGTTTCCCCTCCCGCATGACAGTGGGCAAAGTGTTGGAGCTGCTGGGCGGAAAAGCAGGCGTTTTGGAAGGCAAATTCCACTATGGCACTGCCTTTGGCGGCTCCAAGGCTGTGGATGTGCAGGCGGAGTTGGTGCGACATGGCTTCAATTACATGGGCAAGGATATTTTCTACTCAGGCATTACGGGCGCACCCCTGGAGGCGTACATTTACTCCGGCCCCGTATATTATCAGAAGCTCAAGCACATGGTGCAGGATAAGATGCATGCGAGAGCGCGCGGCCCAAAGGCGGTGCTCACACGTCAACCAACCCAAGGTCGGAGTCGTGAGGGCGGCTTGCGTCTGGGAGAGATGGAGCGCGATTGTCTGATCTCCTATGGAGCGAGCATGCTGATAATGGAACGTCTGATGATATCCTCGGATGCTTTTGAGGTGGATGTGTGCCGCACATGCGGACGCTTAGCCTACTGTTCATGGTGTCACTTCTGTCAGTCGTCAGCACATGTATCCAAGATATCCATGCCGTATGCCTGTAAATTGCTCTTCCAGGAATTGACCAGCATGAATGTGGTGCCAAAACTCATTCTGGAGAACTATTAG
- the LOC133841254 gene encoding GTP-binding protein 128up, producing the protein MSTILEKIAAIESEMARTQKNKATSAHLGLLKAKLAKLRRELISPKGGGGGTGEAGFEVAKTGDARVGFVGFPSVGKSTLLSNLAGVYSEVAAYEFTTLTTVPGCIKYKGAKIQLLDLPGIIEGAKDGKGRGRQVIAVARTCNLIFMVLDCLKPLGHKKLLEHELEGFGIRLNKKPPNIYYKRKDKGGINLNCMVPQSELDSDLVKTILSEYKIHNADITLRYDATSDDLIDIIEGNRIYIPCIYLLNKIDQISIEELDVIYKIPHCVPISAHHHWNFDDLLELMWEYLRLVRIYTKPKGQLPDYSSPVVLHNERTSIEDFCNKLHRSIAKEFKYALVWGSSVKHQPQKVGIEHVLNDEDVVQIVKKV; encoded by the exons ATGAGTACAATTCTGGAGAAGATTGCGGCCATTGAGTCGGAG ATGGCACGCACGCAAAAGAATAAGGCGACGTCGGCGCATTTGGGTCTCTTGAAAGCCAAACTGGCGAAGCTGCGACGCGAGCTTATCTCCCCTAagggcggtggcggtggtacTGGTGAAG CCGGCTTTGAGGTGGCCAAGACTGGAGATGCTCGGGTCGGGTTTGTCGGCTTTCCATCGGTGGGCAAATCGACGTTACTATCGAATCTGGCCGGCGTTTACTCTGAGGTGGCAGCCTACGAGTTCACAACCCTGACAACGGTGCCAGGATGCATCAAGTACAAGGGCGCCAAGATTCAGCTGCTCGATTTGCCCGGTATCATTGAGGGTGCCAAGGATGGTAAGGGCCGTGGTCGTCAGGTGATTGCTGTGGCGCGTACCTGTAATTTAATCTTCATGGTACTCGATTGCCTTAAACCATTGGGACACAAAAAGCTGCTGGAGCATGAATTGGAAGGCTTTGGTATACGGTTGAATAAGAAGCcaccaaatatttattacaaaagaAAGGACAAGGGTGGCATCAATCTCAATTGCATGGTGCCGCAATCTGAATTGGATTCGGATCTCGTCAAAACCATTCTGTCGGaatacaaaattcataatGCGGATATTACGCTGCGTTACGATGCAACCAGCGACGATTTGATTGACATCATCGAAGGCAACCGCATATACATACCGTGTATCTATCTGCTTAACAAGATTGATCAGATTTCCATTGAGGAACTGGACGTCATCTACAAGATTCCGCACTGTGTACCCATATCAGCGCATCATCACTGGAACTTTGACGATCTGCTTGAACTGATGTGGGAGTACTTAAGATTAGTTCGAATTTATACCAAGCCCAAAGGACAACTGCCCGACTACAGCTCTCCAGTTGTGCTGCACAATGAACGCACTAGCATTGAGGACTTTTGTAACAAGTTGCATCGCTCCATAGCCAAGGAGTTCAAATA TGCATTGGTGTGGGGCTCTTCGGTGAAGCATCAACCGCAGAAGGTTGGTATTGAGCATGTGCTCAATGATGAAGATGTTGTGCAAATTGTGAAAAAGGTCTAA
- the LOC133840206 gene encoding uncharacterized protein LOC133840206 codes for MFANKAPKSNNLVTNTQQKFRAQLKFNEKSFRNGGFESASGLLRKSGSQLKQTKLSLCQQDNKLIFSGFVEEPSKAKSKLEFGDEPNVKVKAEPATALSTAPMSKPGRNLLSLIGRVDFCIKMQRTQLNLNAIWNVYGNLLRIIEGKRGERTLLLRNDDKGPILQSIFYDFAGELESLSNGSYVHVVGRFTGENRLNTFSVTQVSIAEWQLNFSRIENLTSYLLMQNIIHK; via the exons ATGTTCGCCAATAAag CtccaaaaagcaacaacttgGTCACCAACACTCAACAGAAATTCAGAGCACAGCTTAAGTTCAACGAGAAATCGTTTCGCAATGGCGGCTTTGAATCTGCGTCTGGCCTCTTGCGAAAATCCGGAAGTCAATTGAAACAGACAAAACTGAGTCTTTGCCAGCAAGACAATAAGCTAATTTTTTCGGGATTTGTGGAAGAGCCCTCAAAAGCCAAGTCTAAGCTTGAGTTTGGCGACGAGCCAAATGTAAAAGTCAAAGCAGAACCGGCGACCGCGTTGTCAACCGCACCAATGTCAAAGCCCGGTCGCAATTTGCTAAGTCTTATTGGACGTGTGGacttttgcattaaaatgcaGAGAACGCAGCTGAATTTGAATGCGATCTGGAATGTCTATG gTAATCTGTTGCGCATTATTGAGGGCAAACGAGGAGAGCGCACATTGCTGTTGCGAAACGATGACAAGGGACCAATTCTTCAAAGCATCTTCTATGACTTTGCGGGTGAATTGGAGTCACTCTCTAATG GCAGTTACGTCCATGTTGTGGGTCGCTTCACAGGTGAGAATCGATTAAACACCTTCAGCGTGACACAGGTAAGCATTGCAGAATGGCAACTAAATTTCTCACGAATTGAGAACCTGACCTCATACTTATTAATGCAAAATATCATTCACAAGTAG
- the LOC133840205 gene encoding uncharacterized protein LOC133840205, translated as MQPLHKTLMRDCDVSQHFGVSANATNLSATAISSKTNAQSNGWERRMVYTSTPKYKVSEQQQLKQRNDVGSIRLRSSLKAAQKKFSAASTAVKWQAPIMDARLKGLILLFGIAIIGYQFINLASPLINDSVPHFCSWVQTQLSASLEWCREHQLGSKLRPLLCGFLVSAFFYGIVFMDSAVPGINPPAPHLFWSKERTSIKHTLDLSYMMAMGSGVIVTLLMYLEL; from the exons ATGCAGCCGCTGCATAAAACGCTTATGCGGGACTGTGACGTCTCCCAACATTTCGGCGTCTCCGCTAACGCAACAAACCTATCCGCCACTGCTATCAGTAGCAAAACAAACGCGCAGTCGAACGGATGGGAGCGGCGCATGGTGTACACCTCAACCCCCAAATACAAAGTAAgcgagcagcaacaattaAAGCAGCGCAACGACGTCGGCAGCATTCGTTTGCGTAGTTCGCTGAAAGCAGCGCAGAAAAAATTTAGTGCTGCTTCTACTGCCGTTAAGTGGCAAGCGCCAATAATGGACGCACGTCTAAAGGGTCTTATACTGTTATTTGGCATAGCCATTATCGGCTACCAATTCATCAATTTGGCAT CGCCCCTCATCAACGACAGCGTGCCACATTTCTGTAGCTGGGTGCAAACTCAGCTAAGCGCTTCCCTGGAGTGGTGTCGGGAACACCAACTGGGCTCCAAGCTGCGCCCACTGTTGTGTGGTTTCCTCGTCAGTGCCTTCTTCTATGGCATTGTTTTTATGGATAGTGCGGTACCCGGAATAAATCCACCTGCTCCACACTTGTTCTGGTCTAAGGAGCG CACGAGCATAAAGCATACGTTGGATTTAAGCTACATGATGGCAATGGGATCGGGAGTTATTGTAACTCTCTTGATGTATTTGgaattgtag